The genomic stretch CCTTCAGGCGTGCCGGGACGTACCAGGCCACGCCGGGCTCCCAGCTGAAAGAAAAGCCCACGATCCGGCAGGCGTGGGCGTCCAGGCCCGTGGTTTCCAAATCGAAGGCGGCGGGTCGGCCGGGGCCGGTCTCCGCTCGCAGCCGGGCCGCCAGCTCCAGCACCTCGGGCCGCGTGGCCGCGCAGTGGTAGGCGCGGGGCTGGGCGGGCGGGGATGGCAGGGGCATGTCGGCCAGCAGGGCGGGACCGCCAGGCTCGAGCCTGGCGGTCCCGCCGAGCGCGGCGAATTGCTGCATGGCGCTGCGCAGGCCCAGTTCCCCCAGCTTCTGCAGGAAGGGCGCCGAAGTCCAGGCGGGTTCGGGCAGCTGCTCCGGGTCAAATTCACAGGGCGCGTGGCGGTCGATGATCACCAGCTCCTTGGAGAGATAGGCCAGCTCGCGATTGGCCTCCAGCTTGGCGCGCACGGCCTTGGTCCCCAGCTCCTCCAGATGGGCGTAGACGCCGTCCAAATCGCCGTGCTTGGAGACCAGTTCCGCCGCTGTTTTGGGCCCCACGCCGGGCACGCCGGGCACGTTGTCCGAGCTGTCGCCCATCAGCGCCAGCACGTCCACCACCTGATCCGGCCGCACGCCGAACTTCTCGCGCACCCGCTCCACGCCCACCAGGTCGATCTCGCCGCCTTTCTGCGGGTTGAACAGGCTGACGCCCGGCCCCACCAGCTGCATCAGGTCCTTGTCCGCCGTCACCACGTAGACGTCCCAGCCCGTGGCCCGGGCGCGGTCCACGCAGGTGCCCAGCAGGTCGTCGGCCTCCCAACCCTCGTGCTTGTGGGCGGGCAGGCCGGCCAGGGCCAGCAGTTCGTAGAGGTGCGGTAGCTGGGCGGCCATCTCCGGCGGCATGGGCGGCCGGTTGGCTTTGTAGGCCGGATAGAGCTTGTGCCGGAAGGTGGGCGCCGCCGTGTCGGTCATGATGGCCAGACCGTCGGGCCGCTCGCTCTTCAGGATGCGGGCCAGGGTCGTCAGCACGCCGTGGATGCCGCTGACGATGAGGCCGTCCCCCGTGGTCAGGTGGCGACGCTCCAGGGCCATGTGGGATTTGAAGAAGACCGACATCAGGTCGATGAGGAAGAGCTTGCGCATGATGGCCTTTCTGCCAAGAGCGGATGGGAGTGCCGGGCCCAAGATGGCGAAGCCCGGCCGATCGCCCGGTGGGATCCTGAGATCAACCACAGGGGCACTGAGGCACGGCAAAGAATAAGCTGGCGGCTGCTCGGCTACTACTTCCACCCGGCAGTGGACCGCCGGGAACTTTGCCAACTGGGATAAAAAAAGGGGCCCCGCCGGGGCCCCTCGACAGTTCATCAAACGGGCTAGAAGCGGTAGCCCAGGCTCAGGCGCGCGTAGCCGCCGGAGAGATCGTAGGCGATGGACTTCACGTCGCCGCTCAGGTCGATGGGACTCTCGTCCACGGGGCGGCCCAGCAGCTCGTTGCGGGCGTTCTCCACCGCGCGCTGGAGGGACTCGGAAATCAGCGGCACGAATTCGTAGCGCGTGTCCGGGGCACCGGTCACCTGCCAGCTCTCCATAACGCCTTCATTGGAGCGGAACTGCTCCGTCGTGTTGCCGTCCAACTCGTCGAAATTCATGTGGTTGTAGCCCAGGTCCAGCATGATCGCCATGGGTCCCAGGTCGTACTCGGCGCCCACGAACAGGCGGGCCGTCAAGGCGCTGCCGTCGTAGTTCGCCAGCACCGTGTGCTGGGTGACCACCTCGCCGAAGAGCGGGTCGGCCTCGAACTGCGAAACCTGCATCTGGATGTAGCTGCCGGCGGCCTCGATGGAGCCGAAGCCCAGACCCAGACCCACGTGGGCGAAGAGCGGCAGGTTGGGGTCCCGCAGGCTGTAGCGGCAGGTGGCCAGCATGTTGCTGACGTCCACGCTCTCCTTGCCGAAGATCGAGGCCGTGAAGCCCGCGCCCGGTGAGAATTCGAAGGTGTTGGAGGAAGAGGAGGCCCCGGCGGAGTATTCCAGCCCGGCCACCAGCCGGCTGTGCGGCCAGTTGATGAGATCCTTTTCCACCGTGAGGCCCATGTCCGGACGGTTGTTAAGCTCCGGCACCTTGAGATAGGGAGCCCAGCCATTGCCCACGTCCTGACCCTGGGCATCCTCCACCCAGCTGCCGGTGGTGCCGAAGTACTGGTTCATGGAATTGATCTGGTCGTTGAGGTCCCCCAGCCCAGCCAGGTGATCCAGGCCCCCGTGCAGGCGCAACGTGAAGCCGTGGAGCGGCCCCGCGGCGGGTTGGGCGTGGGCGGCGGACAGGGCAAACAGGCAGGTGACCGCAAGGCAGGACGCGCGCAGCATGATTCCTCCGGGTTTCGGACAAGCGCACTTAAAGTAGGAAGGCCCCGGAGTGCTGTCAACCAGCCAACAGCCGGAACTTGGCTTGGTACGCAAGGATCATGCCCATCCCATGGGCTTGATCCTGCTCCAGTTCGACAGCCCGCTCCTCAGGGCAACTGCCGGCAGATGGCCTGCACCACCTGGTCGAAGAGCTCGGCATAGACGGGATCCTGGGTCACGATGGGCCGCCCCAGGTCGCCGCCCTCGCGGATGCGGATGTCGATGGGCAGCTCGGCCAGCAGCGGCACGTGCTGACGCTCGGCCTCCCGGGCGCCGCCGCCCTGGCCGAAGATGTGGTGGCGCCGTCCCGTGTCCGGGCATTGGAACCAGCTCATGTTCTCGATGATCCCCAGGATGGGCACTTCCACCTTGCGGAACATGGTGATCGCCTTGCGGGCGTCGATCAGCGCCACTTCCTGGGGCGTGGTCACCACCACCACGCCGGAGAGCTTCACCCGCTGGGCCATGGTGAGTTGCGCGTCGCCCGTGCCGGGGGGCATGTCCACCACCATGAAATCCAATTCCGGCCAGAGCACGTCCTGCATCAACTGGGTTAGGGCCTGCATGACCATCGGCCCGCGCCAGATCATCGCCGCGTCCTCCTCGATCAGGTGACCGATGGAGAGCATGTGCACGCCGTGGGCTTCCAGCGGAATGATCTTGTTGTCCTGGACGAAGGGCCGCTCCAGGGTGCCCATGATCAGCTGCACGCTGGGGCCGTAGATGTCCGCGTCCAGCAGGCCCGTGCGATAGCCGGCCGCCGCCAGGGCCACGGCCAGGTTGGAGGCCACGGCGGACTTGCCCACGCCGCCTTTGCCCGAGGCCACGGCCACCACGTGCTTGACCTGGTTGAGCAGTTTGGGCAGCTGGTTGGGGTCCTGGGCTCCGTGGGCGTGACCATGTCCGTGGCCGGCCTCGCTTTCGCCGCTGGTCTTGAGTTTGGTGAAGACCTGCAGGCGCCCCGGCACCTTGGCTTCCAGCCCGCGCTTGACCACCGCATCCAAACGCCGCGGGATGTCGGGGTCCTTGCTGGCCACCTCCAGGTAGATGTTCACGCCGTCGGGCAGGATTTCCACTTCCTGCACCATGCCGAAGGAGACCAGGTCCCGGTTCAGGCCCGGGTAGTTGACCTGCTTGAGCAGATCCAGGATCTCGTCACGGGTGAGGGCCATGCCTTCCTTTCCCACCCGGGCGCGCCGGGCGTTTGGCTGTTCTGTGCGGCGGGCTGGACGCCGCGCGTCCGCTCCGCTTCTGCGTCGCCTCCAGCTGGAACCCGCTGCCGGGCGCGCCGCGTTGGAGCGCTTCCCGGCCCCGCCGGCTAGGGAGGGCGTCAGGAACTTACATTTCAATCCATGACCATGCCGGAACCCATGCGCGCGCACCCGCAGCAACTGCAGCTTGACTTGGAAGCTCTCCCTGGCCGGGAAGAGATCGCGCTGCGCCTGCGCGAGCTGGACCGGGCGCTGGGCACCGCCGCTCCGCCGCCCGTGCTGGTGCGGACCCGGCGCAACCGCAGCACCCTGGGCAGCCTGAGGCTGGGGGCCGGCCCGCCGGCGGTCTGGCGCTTCACGGTGGATGCCAGTCTGCTGGAGCGGGATCCCCGCGGTGCCCTGGATCTGGGCCTCTTGCTCATGCACCGGGCCCGCCGCAAACGACCGCCCCGGGAACTGGGCCTGCGCCTCTCCGAACTGCGCGCCGACTGGGGCGAGGTCCGGCCGCTGCGGCGTCCGCAGGGCCTGCTGGTGGATCCGCGGCTGGAGGCCCGCCTGATCGCCGTGGCCCAGGCCGCCTTCCCCGGGCTGCCGCCCGACCAGTTGCCCGCCGTGGTCTGGACCACCAGCCGCAGCCGGCGCGTGCTGGGGCGCTACGACGGCCGGGCCCGGCGCATCGAGATCCACGGCGCCCTGCGCCACCCCGGGGTGCCCGCGGCGGTACTGGACAACCTGCTGCACCACGAACTGCTCCACGCCCGGCTGGGGGGTCAGCGCCAAGGCAGCCGGTTGGTCCATCACCATGCGGAATTCAGAAAGTTGGAACGGGCCTATCCGGGGTATTCCGAGGCGGTGGCCTGGGAGCAGCGTCACTGGCTGCGCTGGTTGGCCCGCCACCACGACGCCTGATCAAGCCGCTCTGGCAGAGGCGCGCGGAGCTGCCGGGAATTGAACAGCCCTGCCTGAAATCGCGCAGCGGGGATCAGAATCGAACCACATTCTCCTCGAGCCAAGTGCAGTATTTCCAATGAGGATCATGGCCTTTTAAAGCTGGGCGTCCCCAGGCCCGGGATTGGCCCACCTCTTGCTCAGAAGGGAACTGTCGTGCGGCCACGCTGCACACTGCCCTGAAACAGAACACAACGGAGTGACGCCATGACTGCGGATCGCAAGCTAACCCGCGTGCTGAATCGGCAACGGCTGCTGGGATTCCCGAGCGACATGCTGTTCTCCAGCCCGCTCTTCCTGTTGATCCTGTTGATGTTCATCATGATTTTCTAGATCCACTTCGCACTCTCCCAAGCGGGATCCTCCCGCTGACTTGGCTGATAAGGCCGGCGTGAGCCGGCCTTTCTCATGGCCCGCCCCCGTCGCCCCACCCCTATTCAGACCCGCCAGTTGCTTGCCGATAAAGCTGACAGCGAGGAACGGATGGGCAACGGGGGTCGAGACACGTGAGCAACAACCTGGTTCAGCGGCTGCGCAGCGCCCTGCTGCCCAAAGCCGGCAGTTCCATCGAAACCGTGCAGCAGCAGTGGGTTCTGCTCATCACCGCCGGCATGTCCCTGTTCACGACGCTGATCTTCGTTTTGCCGCTCATGATCCTGAATCCATTGCTGATCAACCGCTACGGCGGCATCGCCCTGTACCAACTCCTCCTCTGCGTGGTCATCCTGGCGCTGCTGGGGCGGGGGCGCGTCCGGGGGGCCCGCTGGACGGCCGTGCTGGGCTTCTGGCTCCTGGCCAGCCTGGCCATCAGCACCTCCGGCGGCATCCACTCGTCGGTGTTCATGCTCTATCTGGTGTTGATCGTGCTGTCCGGCTTGACCTTCGGGCTGCGCGGCGGGCTCTACATGACCGCCATCAACACCGTGGCCGCCTTCACGTTCTTCTGGGCCGAAGGGGCCGGCCTGTTGCCGCCCAGCCGCCCCACCACCGACGTCATCCAGTTGGGCAGCATCCTCTACCAGATTTTCTCCGTGGTCGCGCTGATCGCCGTGGCCGTGGTGGTGTTCCAGCGCTCCGTGCTGGAAACCCGGCGCGAACTGGAGGAGCGGCTCAAGACCGAACAGGATCTGCTGGACGAGCAGGCCCTGAACAAGGCGCTGTTCAACGGGATCCCGGGCATCGTGGTCATGCTGGACAAGGACGGGCACCTGGTGCGCTGGAACCTGGAGCTGGAACGGGTGGGCGGCTATTCCGCCGAGGAAATCCGCGCGTGCAGCGTCTGGGACCTCATCGACCTGCCGGACCGGGCACGGCTGAACCAGCTGCTGGCCGACGCCCTGACCAGCGGGCATGCCTCGACGGAGCTGCACTACCTGACCCGGGACGGCCGCAAGGTGCCGATCCAGTACCTCTGCAACCGCTGTGAACTCAACGGGGAGACCTACTTCGTGGGCGCCGGCCTGGACGTCAGCGAGCGCCGCGCCCTGGAGCAGCAGTTCCTGCAGATGCAGAAGATGGAGGCGGTGGGTCGGCTGGCCGGTGGCGTGGCCCACGATTTCAACAACATCCTGACCGTGATCAACGGCTACGCCGAGATCCTGCTCTCCAAGCACCCGCTGGAAGAGGATCCCCAGCACCAGGAGCTGGAACTGATCCACCAGTCCGGCCAGCGCGCCGGCGCCCTCACCCGCCAGTTGCTGGCCTTCAGCCGGCAGCAGATGTTGAATCCGCGCGAATTGCAGCTCAACGAACTGATCCTCAACCTGGACAAGATGTTGCGCCGCCTGATCGGCGAGGACGTGCAGCTCGTGCTGGACCTGGATCCCAGCCTGGGCATCGTCACCGCGGATCCCAGCCAGCTGGAGCAGGTGCTGCTCAACCTGGCCGTCAACGCCCGCGACGCCATGCCCAACGGCGGCAAGCTGACCATCGGCACCTCGAGCATCCTGCTGGACGCGGACACGGTGGGCTCGCTGCCGGACATGCAGCCCGGGCCCCACGTGGTGCTCACGGTCTCCGACACCGGCACCGGCATGACGGACGAGGTCAAGTCCCGGATCTTCGAGCCCTTCTTCACCACCAAGGCCCTGGGCCAGGGCACGGGATTGGGGCTCTCCACGGTGATCGGCATCGTGCGGCAGAGCGGCGGCCAGATCGCCGTCTACAGCGAGCCCGGCGCCGGCGCCACCTTCAAGGTCTTCCTGCCCGAGGGCGAGGTCGCGCTGGGCAGCGGCGTGGACGTGGTGGAGGACGAGGTGCGCGGCGGGCGCGAGACCATCCTGCTGGCCGAGGACGACTCCACCGTGCGCAACCTGGTCAAGCGGATCCTCAAGAGTGGCGGCTACACGGTGATCGCCGCGGAAAGCGGGCCGGACGCCCTGGAGGCCTTCCGCTTCCACAGCGGACGGGTGGACCTGCTGCTCACCGACGTGATCATGCCCGGCGGCATGACCGGCGCCGACCTGGCCCTGGACCTGATGGCCTTCCGGCCCACGCTCAAGGTGATCTACATGTCTGGCTACTCGCACACCATCTTCACGGACGCGGTGTTCTCCAACACTCAGGTGGAGCTGCTGCCCAAGCCCTTCACCGCCCGTCAGCTACTGCAAACCCTGCGGCGCGTGCTGGACGGCGAAGTCTGAGCCAGGCGGTTCCGCGCGCCACGTGCGGCCACAGCCGGAGCAGTGTGGCCGCCCGGCCGGTCCTTGTCCCAACCCCGCGTTATCCTAATCCCTGAAATTCCAGCGGTTTGCGGATCTCGTTCGCATCCTGTCCCAGCGGCGCGCTGGGTTTTTCGTAGCGGTGCTTGCATCTCTGCTGGCGCAATATGACCATGTGACCCGATTGACCAAATACGTCAGATGAGTCAATCGGTCAACGGGTCAATCGTCAGACAAGCGAGGGTGGGATGGAGAAACCGGACCTGATCCTGGAGGCGGCGGCCAAACGATTCGCCCTCTTCGGGTTCCGCCGTACGGTGATGGACGACATCGCGCGGGACGCGGGCATCGCCAAGGGCAGCCTCTACCTGCACGCGGCCAGCAAGGAGGATCTCTTCCTGAAGACCGTGCTGCGGGAGCGTCAGTTGATGGCCGAAGCGGCCCGCGAGGCGGCGGCCGGCCACGAGGATCCCCGCGAGGCGCTGGGCGCCCTGGTGCGGCGCTTCCTGCAAGACCTGGAGGAGCGGCCGTTGATGGGCCGGCTGATGACCGGCGACGCGGAGATGGGCCTGGGTCCGGAGTTGCAGCAGCAACTGCTGGTTCACTGCAACGAGGACCGCGACATCATGCAGGTGGTCAGCGAGGCCCTGCAGGCCGGGGTCGCGCGCGGGCTGTTCCGGGCGGACCTCAGCGTGGAGGCCTCCGCGTCCATCGTCATCTCGATTTTCCACATCCATCTGTACAACAAGAAGCAGCGCTTCATCGAGCTGGACGACGAAGTCTTCACCCGGGAGTTGCTGCGCATTCTGTTCGAGGGGATCCAGATCTGCGAGAGAGGCTTCCATGAGGAACACTAAGAGGGCGCGGCCCGTCGCGCTGCTGCTGGGGTGTCTGCTGCTGCCGGGGCTGGCGCCCCGCGCCGCCACCTTCGATCCGCCCGTGGGCGAGGCGGTGGCCTGGCTGCTGGAACACAATCGGGACTACCAGAAGGCGCTGGCCGAGCGGGAAAAGGCGCGCATGAACGTGGTGGAGGCCGCCTCCACCGCCCTGCCCAACCTGTCCGCCACGGCCACGGGCACGCGGCTGGGCAAGGTCCAAAGCTTCCTCTGGGAAGTGGACAGCACGGAGACGGCGGAGCTGAAGGTGGCCGCCGAGGACAACTACAAGCTGGGCCTCAACCTGACCCAGTTGCTGTTCTCCGGCAGCGCCTTCCAGGCCATCGGCGTTTCGCGCAGCTACGAGCGGGTCTCCGACGCGGCGCTGATCGTGGAGCGGGCGACGCTGCTGAAGACCTACCTGACCGGCTACGCCCAGATGGGCATGCTGGAGGACCTGACGGACCTGAACCAGGAGGTGGTCGCCCAGACCCAAGCCCGGCTGGACGACGCCCGCCTGCTGCACGAGATCGGCTCCCTGAGCCGCTTCGACCTGCTGCGCAGCGAAGTGGAGCACATGAACTCCATCCCCGCCCTGCGCGAGGCCGAGCATGGGTACTCCCAGGCCGCCGCAGGCCTGGCCCTCCAGCTCAACCTGCCCCCGGGCCAGGATCTGGAGGCTCACGATTTCGATCTGCGCTGCGACCTGCTGGAGGCGGAGTTTCCCGGCCTGCTGGACGGCCGCCGGCTGGAAAGTGGCATCGGTCCCGAGGACCAGCGCCGCCTGGTCGAGTTCGCGCTGGCGCATCGGGCGGAAGTGGCCTTGTCGTCGAATCTGGTGACGGGCTACCGACGGGCCGTGAAGGTCTACCAGGCCGAGCACCTGCCCACCCTGGCGGCCTTCGCCAACTGGGAGCGCGCCAACCAGTGGGACATGTTCAGCCAGTCCGAGAGCTGGAACAACAGCTGGAACATGGGCCTGCAGGCCAGCCTGCCCCTGTTCAACGGGTTCCGCACCACCAGCCAGGTGGTGAAGAGCCGGCAGGATCTGCGCAAGGCCCGGGCCGACGACAGCGTGCTGCAGGACGCCATCCGCCTGGAGTGCCGGACGGCTCTGGACGAGCTGCAGCGCCGCAGCCTGGACATGCAGGCCTGGAGCCGCAACTCGGAGGCGGCGGCGGAAGGCTTGAAGATCGCCGAGACGCGGCGCGAGGGCGGCGCGGGCTCCGAACTGGAACTGCGCGACGCGCGCATGGCCATGAAGGCCGCGCGCCTGAA from Candidatus Delongbacteria bacterium encodes the following:
- a CDS encoding TolC family protein, which encodes MRNTKRARPVALLLGCLLLPGLAPRAATFDPPVGEAVAWLLEHNRDYQKALAEREKARMNVVEAASTALPNLSATATGTRLGKVQSFLWEVDSTETAELKVAAEDNYKLGLNLTQLLFSGSAFQAIGVSRSYERVSDAALIVERATLLKTYLTGYAQMGMLEDLTDLNQEVVAQTQARLDDARLLHEIGSLSRFDLLRSEVEHMNSIPALREAEHGYSQAAAGLALQLNLPPGQDLEAHDFDLRCDLLEAEFPGLLDGRRLESGIGPEDQRRLVEFALAHRAEVALSSNLVTGYRRAVKVYQAEHLPTLAAFANWERANQWDMFSQSESWNNSWNMGLQASLPLFNGFRTTSQVVKSRQDLRKARADDSVLQDAIRLECRTALDELQRRSLDMQAWSRNSEAAAEGLKIAETRREGGAGSELELRDARMAMKAARLNEAQARFELLKARIGLLHALGLLDQTSYQDLNYKSEE
- a CDS encoding helix-turn-helix domain-containing protein codes for the protein MEKPDLILEAAAKRFALFGFRRTVMDDIARDAGIAKGSLYLHAASKEDLFLKTVLRERQLMAEAAREAAAGHEDPREALGALVRRFLQDLEERPLMGRLMTGDAEMGLGPELQQQLLVHCNEDRDIMQVVSEALQAGVARGLFRADLSVEASASIVISIFHIHLYNKKQRFIELDDEVFTRELLRILFEGIQICERGFHEEH
- a CDS encoding ATP-binding protein — protein: MSNNLVQRLRSALLPKAGSSIETVQQQWVLLITAGMSLFTTLIFVLPLMILNPLLINRYGGIALYQLLLCVVILALLGRGRVRGARWTAVLGFWLLASLAISTSGGIHSSVFMLYLVLIVLSGLTFGLRGGLYMTAINTVAAFTFFWAEGAGLLPPSRPTTDVIQLGSILYQIFSVVALIAVAVVVFQRSVLETRRELEERLKTEQDLLDEQALNKALFNGIPGIVVMLDKDGHLVRWNLELERVGGYSAEEIRACSVWDLIDLPDRARLNQLLADALTSGHASTELHYLTRDGRKVPIQYLCNRCELNGETYFVGAGLDVSERRALEQQFLQMQKMEAVGRLAGGVAHDFNNILTVINGYAEILLSKHPLEEDPQHQELELIHQSGQRAGALTRQLLAFSRQQMLNPRELQLNELILNLDKMLRRLIGEDVQLVLDLDPSLGIVTADPSQLEQVLLNLAVNARDAMPNGGKLTIGTSSILLDADTVGSLPDMQPGPHVVLTVSDTGTGMTDEVKSRIFEPFFTTKALGQGTGLGLSTVIGIVRQSGGQIAVYSEPGAGATFKVFLPEGEVALGSGVDVVEDEVRGGRETILLAEDDSTVRNLVKRILKSGGYTVIAAESGPDALEAFRFHSGRVDLLLTDVIMPGGMTGADLALDLMAFRPTLKVIYMSGYSHTIFTDAVFSNTQVELLPKPFTARQLLQTLRRVLDGEV
- a CDS encoding Mrp/NBP35 family ATP-binding protein; this translates as MALTRDEILDLLKQVNYPGLNRDLVSFGMVQEVEILPDGVNIYLEVASKDPDIPRRLDAVVKRGLEAKVPGRLQVFTKLKTSGESEAGHGHGHAHGAQDPNQLPKLLNQVKHVVAVASGKGGVGKSAVASNLAVALAAAGYRTGLLDADIYGPSVQLIMGTLERPFVQDNKIIPLEAHGVHMLSIGHLIEEDAAMIWRGPMVMQALTQLMQDVLWPELDFMVVDMPPGTGDAQLTMAQRVKLSGVVVVTTPQEVALIDARKAITMFRKVEVPILGIIENMSWFQCPDTGRRHHIFGQGGGAREAERQHVPLLAELPIDIRIREGGDLGRPIVTQDPVYAELFDQVVQAICRQLP